In Scomber japonicus isolate fScoJap1 chromosome 3, fScoJap1.pri, whole genome shotgun sequence, the genomic window tactgatgattatttatcaaaaagcACTGATAGTTATCCCTACAATAATCTAATCCATGTGCTCCTGCATGTTGTAACTCTTTAacgaaaaactggatgaaagttcttcaaaatgtcaaagaactatttttgtattttgtattagCTTTGGTAGTTTTGGTTTAAAAACTGTGAGTGAATCGCTCTTACCGGATGATCCCCAGAACTTTCTTTAACAGTACTGCCAATTTAGACACCTGTAGAAAGATGAAAAAGCACACATATAttagttgttgttgtatttaagTACAAAAGCTGAGACAGAAACGGGAAACCataaacaaataatttaaaatatgcaaCAAAACAACTCAAAAGTCTttctgaaatgctgttttcatgCAAGTATAAGTGAGATCTCTTATAAtgctcctttttaaatgtgcctCCTGTTTGTGCTCATACAGATAAAGGTACATTACGTAATTAggatgcaaaaaaaagaaggtaactGTATTCTGCTACAGTCTGATTACAGGCACATTTAGTAAAAATGGGGATTACTTAGCAGGATTACAATTTTGaaacacatttaaccctcctgttgtcctcaggtcaaggaagaaaagaaggagggaaagaaggaagggaggaggaagggaagacagaaggaaggaagggaggcaagaaggaaggaatgaggaaggaaggacggacggatggacggacggatggacggacggatggacggacggaaggagggaaggaggatggaagggagtaaggagggagggatggaggaaaagaggaaggaaggaaggagagaaggaagggatgaaggaaaggaggaggtgaggaaggaaggaaggaaggaaaggaggaggtgaggaaggaaggaaggaaggaaaggagtaaggagggagggatggaggaaccCTGGTTACTCACAAGAGCAGCTGGCACAATAATTATCAGCTTATCGCACAATAActtaattatcagcatcatcatgtctatatatcgaCTTATCTATGATACGTGGACATGACCGTGAtaattttttttacctcagtattgccacacttcacattagcaacAAAGAGAAGTCGTTATAACAGCaatctgtgacagtgagtgagtgagaagaGATTAACAGCcctaattaatatataaacatcAGCGTTTTAGATTActatgtcttcttcttcttacactattttttgttgttgtcttttaagGGGAAACGATATTTTTTTCGTTTTTTCTAATGTATGAAAGTGCataatgaaaaataactaaaataataataataataataatagtagtaatagtaaaaCCATTTAAACAGACAAAAGGCACAtgttggaaatgtgtgtgtgtttgtgtaggtgtgtgtgtgtgtgtgtgtgtgtgtgtgtcttacgtTGCTCTCTACTCCGCTGTAGTCCATGGGCGGGTAGAGACAGAGCGCCAGATCATCAACACTGACGAGAAAAGACGAAGAGAGAATAATTTGTTATCCTGACTTTTTCAaacttattgtgtgtgtgtgtgtgtgtgtgtgtgtgtgtttgtgtgtgtgtgtgtacatgtgtaggtgtgtatttgcatatgtatgtgtgtgtatttgtgtgtattatgtgtgttagtgtgcgtgtatgaatgtatttgtgtatttgtacgtgtgtgtatatgtgtgtatgtatgtatttgtatatgtgtgtgcgtgtgcatgcgtatgtgtgtgtatgtgtgcatgtatgtatatgtgtgtgtgtgtgtgtgtgtgtgtgtgtgtgtgtgtgtgtgtgtgtgtgtgtgtgtgtgcgtgtgtgtgtgtgtgtgcgtgtgtgtatgtgtgcgtgtgtgtatgtgtgcgtacCCAGGGCTAATATCCTTGCTGATGTCAGCCAGGTCGTCCAGCTGGGCCACATTTTGAGACGTTGTGACGTCACCGTTCGCTCTGACGGCCGACGTCAGCTTCCTGAGGCACGCTGCCGACGCCTTCATCAGCCCCTGACACGGACCAATCACGCGCCGGTCCTTCTCCGACCAATACGTGTCTTGGTTGCCACGAGGCTCCTCTCCATCCTCGTCATCGTCGAGGATGTCGTTGAACGGATCCTGAGGCTCAGATAACGCCTGAGTGGAGGTGAAAGAAGAGTTCATGTGAAAATCTGTAATACGGTTGCCACTGACGataaatgacatcatcgaagctcagagcagcagagcgCTACGtgtgacatcactgcagcatttcctatttttttacacttttacttcacaaacatctagacaccaaagaaaaaaaacataccaacaaccaagaataaattagaaaaaataataataataataaaaaataaaaataatgaaaaaaataaaataaataaaataaataaaaataataataaaaaataaaataaaataaaataaattaaaaataataataataataataagataaaataaaaaaaataaaaaaaataagtaaataaataaatcaatcaattaaaaaaaagaaaagaaaaagtggataAGCAGCATTTCCTATTAATCATATAGAGTGTGGCGGCCCACCATGGTCTAAtttgtagtttagttatttgaagaaacacaacacaaactttaaacaatgtagaaaaagatatttacagtatttcataTGTTTTTCAGTAAATAACTAGTTGAActtgtttcagagctgaaatatggacCCCACCAcctcttttaataaaaaaatatataataatatatattttttattttattctcatcATCTCCTTACTGTACTTCATTGTCTTCCACTTTCATCttgttatcatcattatcatatcTGGAGTTGGAAAAAAACCACTCCAGCCTTTAATGGAGAACTGACAGCCTGTTTGTACCTGTTCTATTTCCTCTATGGCGTCCTTCACGACTCCGATCTGCTCGGCCAGAACTACCAACACTGCTGCTTTATTATCTGTGGAACACAAATACAAGATGATACGAGATCAATAAAGCTTCAATCATTCAAATCTTACAAAACTCAAAGACAAACGAACAGAAATATGGTCTCAAAGAAGTCCCACATTCATCGAATCCTCTTAGAAATAACAGCTGATCACAAACCAGGAAGCACGAAGCTCTCCACATTTCACTGTCATACTTTTATCATCTGGATTCAGCAGCAGTGATGAGTCACATCAGACTCTAAATATTAATGATTAAATTGAAACGACTCAAActataaaagtgaaatgaagaGTGTGAAGAGCTGCAGctaaccattattttcattaatcattaaactGTTATACTGGCATTATTTTTCTATAAATGCAAATATTACTACTGAAACTACGGACACTTCTACATCTATAGCTGatataactttaaaatacagtaaaagagCAGGATTAACTAAAATTTGACAGCATTTTAATGTATGTTAGAGGGAGAAACAGATCATTTAACAtgtctatttctattttatatataactTTAGGCCTCATGGTAGctgttatgtcttttatttattcttctgtacagcactttggtccactgtggttgttttaacctttgtatcgttctcccgggtcaaattgaccccatctgttttgactgtcccttccttccttcattccgtccgtccttctttccttccttccgtccgtccttccttccttcctcctttccttcctccctccctccctccctccctcctaccttccttctttccttcctccctccttccttgcttcctttcttccttcctccctccctcctaccttccttctttcctccgtccttccctctttccttccttccgtctttgcttcctccctcgctcctttccttccttccttccctctttccttcctccctcctaacttccttcctccctcctaccttccttcctccctccttccttccttcctccctccctcctaccttccttctttcctccgcccttccctctttccttccttccgtctttgcttcctccctcgctcctttccttccttccttcctcccctctttccttcctccctcctttcctccattccttccctctttccttccttccccctttctttccttcctcccttccatccttccttccatttaaaGTGCTTATTGGATTGGATGTCACTGTAGATGTTTCTGCTtatactacagtatatttaaacCTTCACTGACCACAAAGCCCCAAATATCATCTTATTGTGTAGACCTGAACCTGCAGATTCACCGGCAGAAAGATTCAAACATGAAGCAGCAGCTTAATACAGCTCTGATACAGCagaaagtgatttttttaagaCTATCATGCTATAAACACAGCTACTCCCCTGCTGTGAGGCAGTTAGTGGGAACGCCTGTGCTCATCGCTGTACCCCTCCGACCCTCCGATCATTTACAGAACTAACCTCGTGGCAACTGCTCGAACTGGTCGCAGGCTGACCACACACCTCCTGTTGATGTCAGTTGCTCCTGAGTCAgactggaggagaggaggaagagagaggaagaggaggaagagagaggaagaggaggaagagaaattAGGAATATATTCCAAACATACTGTTGTTATTTTGctgaaaactgaaatatacGACTCATTCTGTACAGCTAAAATCTGAAGATGTAAAGTTTAAAGCTGTTTGTGAATGAGCAGTGAAAAGTGTATGTGTGATagcgttaccatgacaacatatGAAAGGTAATTACTTTATTAATagttattataaatgattaaataccaGGGCTAAGAGGATAAAATCATGTTGAATCATGTTTTCACAGCAGTAATGAACTAATAATTGACTATAATTAATGATAATAGACTCACACTAGGCCATCGTACCGTGCCCAAACaagtttgccccctaaagtctgagttatttggctagtgtgagtgcaagtgtactgTGCTTCAGCATGATACACTTCCCTGACACGGTACGCttggaagaggtgtgcttgagAATAGTACACTTGGTCACGCATGCGCACTAGCTATTAATATTTTTCccgaaaa contains:
- the ccndbp1 gene encoding cyclin-D1-binding protein 1 homolog; this encodes MSADNSEGNVCVPLRNLLNSIQCIRDRVRDGESNESDGAFNLSNFWDTLNQAVKAVSQEATKLSLAFSKPPLPSQQDGEKLTESIMKSVLTLSTVYYWLPKSQGVSLRRQVRDATVEVLEGVAQLVEVILSTPLQSLTQEQLTSTGGVWSACDQFEQLPRDNKAAVLVVLAEQIGVVKDAIEEIEQALSEPQDPFNDILDDDEDGEEPRGNQDTYWSEKDRRVIGPCQGLMKASAACLRKLTSAVRANGDVTTSQNVAQLDDLADISKDISPGVDDLALCLYPPMDYSGVESNVSKLAVLLKKVLGIIRSSHVCGESELTWVQFLEGAVEHNLQKAKDLIQQDS